A window of the Scleropages formosus chromosome 21, fSclFor1.1, whole genome shotgun sequence genome harbors these coding sequences:
- the c21h22orf39 gene encoding synaptic plasticity regulator PANTS, whose amino-acid sequence MTAAAGAAVAWRPPRSCEDYWSEWKHCKSLWNRFHHYYAFGTSLTCRQWKADYEACREWEKESSAEAKELLQQSERARVAEQNKFAPVWQLRQKPPDDWYLPLDHSKPQDS is encoded by the exons ATGACAGCGGCAGCTGGAGCCGCAGTGGCGTGGAGG CCCCCCCGATCATGTGAGGACTACTGGAGCGAATGGAAGCACTGCAAGAGCCTGTGGAATCGCTTCCACCACTACTACGCTTTCGGCACCTCTCTCACCTGCCGCCAATGGAAGGCCGACTACGAGGCCTGCCGAGAGTGGGAGAAAGAGTCCAGCGCCGAGGCCAAG GAATTGCTCCAGCAGAGTGAAAGAGCCCGTGTGGCAGAACAGAATAAGTTTGCCCCAGTCTGGCAGCTCCGGCAGAAACCTCCAGATGACTGGTACCTCCCGCTGGACCACAGCAAGCCCCAGGACTCCTGA
- the mrpl40 gene encoding large ribosomal subunit protein mL40, with translation MCSPMLRALSGRSIVPGCISPIRQSHWFPSVLALKTSPPLRAEPAKKKKKVDPKRDQEAKERLKKRIRKMEKVAPELIPIEDFIIPTKYLDDLRVRAVPQLSSEESERRAMLLKEWARYKHQQHQAEMAAIREALEAQQEALEELRLESEELYKAALRIDPGLVPFQHQGPSHTPPVANYQAPEGKFNDITRVYVQ, from the exons ATGTGCAGCCCGATGCTGAGAGCGCTGAGCGGCCGGAG CATTGTCCCAGGATGCATCAGTCCCATCAGGCAGAGTCACTGGTTTCCATCTGTCCTGGCACTAAAGACATCTCCTCCTCTCAG AGCAGAACCcgcaaagaagaagaagaaagtcgACCCAAAACGGGACCAGGAGGCAAAAGAGCGTCTCAAAAAAAGGATccgaaaaatggaaaaagtcgCCCCTGAGCTCATACCTATTGAAGACTTCATCATACCAACCAAGTACCTTGATGACCTCAG AGTGCGAGCGGTGCCACAGCTGTCGTCGGAGGAGAGCGAGCGCAGAGCTATGCTGCTGAAAGAGTGGGCTCGCTAcaagcaccagcagcaccaggctGAGATGGCTGCCATCAGGGAGGCCCTGGAGGCCCAGCAGGAGGCTCTGGAGGAGCTGAGGCTGGAGTCTGAAGAGCTCTATAAGGCTGCGCTAAGGATAGACCCGGGACTTGTGCCCTTCCAGCACCAAGGACCAAGCCACACTCCACCAGTAGCCAACTACCAGGCACCAGAAGGAAAATTCAATGACATCACCAGGGTctatgtacaataa